The Thiobacillus sp. genome contains the following window.
CGGGTGGAGTTCGTGGCCCGCTACAAGATCGACGGCCGGGCCCACCGCCTCCATGAAACCAGCCGGTTCCTGAAGAAGAACGGGCGCTGGTACTACGTGGATGGAGACCTGCACGAAGGCTGAACGCCCCCTGTGCCGGCCGGGTGCCTTGAAATTGTCTATCTTTGAAAGTGCCGCGGGAATTCGCAGGCATCTGATTAATAAAGGAGAGAGACCATGAGCACCTACGCCGAGAGCGACGGCGCAATTCAGGTTGAGCGTCGCACGCATCCCCACCTTCGAGCCGTTTACAGCGATGCCCGCATTCGCATCGACCACTTTTTCCATGATTCAAGCAACTGGGCGGGCACCCCCATCGACTACCTGGCACTGCGGGTGGTGCACGAGGCCTACCCGGACCTGAGCACCCAGGACGTTCGCACCCTGGTGGCCGCCATTGAGCGACGCTATGAACAGGAACAGCGGCAGGATCAGGATCACGTCCAGCAGTTGGCCACCCAGTCCCGCTGAAAGGCGGCTTGTCAGGACAGTGACCGGGCACGCGGGTCGGCCGGGGTAAGATGATGCTTTGCCACCCTTACGACGCCCCATGGATTACCTGATCGTCCGCACCGTCCACATCACCACTGTCCATGTCAGCCTGGCCCTGTTCCTGTTGCGGGGCTTCTGGATGCTGCTGGAGTCACCCCGACTACAGGACAGGTGGGTACGCACTCTGCCCCATGTCAACGACACCCTGCTGCTGGTGGCGGCCATCGCCATGCTGGTAGTGGCCAGCCTGAACCCCCTGGAACAGCCCTGGATCATGGCCAAGATCATTGGCCTGCTGGCCTACATCGGCATGGGCACCATGGCCCTCAAGCGGGGCCGCACCAAGGCTCTCCGCATCAAGGCCCTGGTAGCCGCGGTGGGCATCTACGCCTACATCGTCGCCGTGGCGGTGACCAAGCAGGTGCTGCCCGGGTTGGCCTGATGAAGTCAGCCCTGCCCCAGTTGGAAGCCCAGCGGGAAAGGCTGGTGGCCCTGCGCCACGATCTCCACGCCCATCCGGAGCTGGCTTACGACGAGCATCGCACCGGCGAGCGGGTGACGGAATTCCTGCTGCAATGCGGCATCGAGGTGCATCGCGGCCTGGCGGGCACCGGCGTGGTTGGGGTGCTGAAGCAGGGCGACAGTGCCCGCATGATCGGCCTGCGGGCCGACATGGACGCCCTGCCCGTGCTGGAACGGAATACCTTCCCCCATCGCTCCCGCCACGAGGGCCGCATGCACGCCTGCGGCCACGACGGCCACACCGCCATGCTGCTTGGGGCAGCCCAGCACCTGGCGGCCACCCGCCGCTTCAACGGCACCGTGGTGTTCATTTTCCAGCCCGCCGAGGAAACGGACGGGGGCGCCCGGGTGATGATCGAGCAGGGCCTGTTCGAGCGTTTCCCCGTGGAATCCGTGTACGGCATGCACAACTGGCCCGGCCTGCCGGCGGGCCAGTTCGCCGTGCACAAGGGCCCGGTCATGGCCTGCGCCGACCAGTTCGACATCCTCATCAAGGGCCACGGCGCCCACGCCGCCATGCCCCACCAGGGCAAGGACCCCCTGCTGGCGGGCGCCGCCCTGGTGCAGGCCCTGCAGGGCATCGTCAGCCGCGGCCTGGACCCCCTGGACCCGGCGGTGCTGTCGGTGACCCGCTTCTTCGCCGGCGGCGAGGCCTACAACGTGATCCCTGCCGAGGTGACCATCGGCGGCACGGTGCGGGCCTTCCGGCCGGAGGTGCGGGACAGCATCGAGGCGGCCATGGAGCGCCTGTGCGCGGGCATCGCCACCGCCCACGGGGTCCAGGCCAGCCTCACCTACCGGCGTGGCTACCCCCCCACGGTGAACACCGTGGCCGAGGCCGAATCCTGCCAGAAGGTGCTCACGGCGCTGGTGGGGGCCGACCACGTGCGCGACGACATGAACCCCTCCATGGGGGCCGAGGACTTCGCCTACATGCTGCGGGAGAAGCCGGGCTGCTACGTGTGGATCGGCAACGGCCTGGCGGAAGGGGGCTGCATGCTGCACAACCCCCACTACGACTTCAACGACCAGGTGCTGACCCTGGGCGCCAGCTACTGGGTGCGCCTGGCTGAGGCGTTGCTCTCCGAGTAATAGCTCACGCGGGAGCGAGGCTCCAGGTAGTCGAACACTTCCTTGGACAGTTCCCTCGGGCGCAGGGTCTTTTCCACCGAAAGGTCCGGGTCTTCCGACAAGTCCAGCCAGATGGCTTCCTCCTTGGGCACGTCCGGGTCGTAGATCAGCAGGGAGGGATGCAGCAGCTTGCCCGGGTTCACGCTCATCACCAGGCCGACGGTGCCGTCGTTGAGCTGCACCACGCTGCCCGGTGGATAAACCCCCATGCTGCGGATGAAGTGCTGCATCAGCACCGGGTCATACTTGCCGTTTTCCCGCCGGAACATGTGGGAGATGGCCTCCGCGGGGGTCATGGAATCGGCCAGGTTGGCGCGGTTGCAGTAGTTGTCGAAGGTGTTGGCGATGCAGGCGATACGGGCGAAGCGGCCGACGCGGTCACCCTTGAGCTTGCCCGGAAAACCCGTGCCGTCCAGCAGTTCGTGGTGCATGGCGATGACTTCCAGGGCCCCCGCCGTCATCTCCGGCAGGGGACGGGCCATCTCCACGCCGTAGAGCACGTGCTGCTGGTAGAAATTCCGTTCCGCGTTCGTCCAGGGGGACTTCTTCAGCAGGATCTGGCTGGGCACCTTTTCCTTGCCCATGTCGTGCAACAGGGTGCCCATGCCCAGGGAATGCATCTCCTCCGGGCTGAACTCCGCCTCCTTGCCCAGGATGAGGGCCAGCATGGTGACGTTGAGGGCATGGTAGTAGGCGTTCTCGTCCCCCATCTTGGCGTTCATCAGGTGCAGCACCACGTCCTTCTCGTCCAGCAGGGAATCCACCATGTCAGTCACCAGGGCCTGGGCCTGGGCGATGGACTCGGCGGGGCGGGAGAACAGGTTGCGCAGCATGGATTTGACGGTGCCCACGCCGGTGTTGAACTTCTTCTCGCACCGCCCCAGGGCTTCCCGCTGCCGGGTCAGCTTCTCGCGCCGCTCCTTCTTGGCCTGCCACATGGCCGCCATTTCCGGATCCGGTTCCTGGGCAGGGGGTGGGGGCGGTGCGTCCATCCTGGCCGGCGGCAGGGGCGGCAGGTCGCTCTTCTCCCGCACGTAGATCACATGCTGGATACCCAGGGCGCGCAGGGTATGGAGCTGTTTTTCGTTGCGGATCTTGAAGCTGTTGAAGAGGAAGGGGTGATCCATCCACTCCTCCAGGCGGATGTACAGGCCCACCCGGACCTGGTCGATGCTGATGCGTTGTTCCAATTCGCTCATGTGTGAAACGATTTGTCTTCGTATGCCGTCAATATCGTCGTGTATGGGCGGAACTGAATAGCCCGAGAGGAGAGTATATGACGACCGAAACCGCCACACTGGCCGGGGGCTGCTTCTGGTGCCTGGAGAGCGCCTTCAACCGCTTGCGGGGCGTGGAGAGCGCCGTGTCAGGCTACATGGGCGGCCGGGTGGAGCAGCCCACCTACAAGCAGATCTGCGGCGGCGACACCGGCCATGCCGAGGTGGTGCAGGTGCGTTTCGACCCGGACGTGATCGGCTACGACGACCTGCTGCAGGTGTTCTTCGCCCTGCATGATCCCACCACCCTGAACCGCCAGGGCAACGACGTGGGCACCCAATATCGCTCCGCCATCTTCTTCCACGACCCGGCACAGGAAGCGAAAGCCCGGGCCATGATCGCGCAACTAACGGCGGAACAGGTCTTCCCGAACCCCATCGTCACCGAGGTCACCCCGGCCCCGACCTTCTGGCCGGCAGAGGAATACCACCAGGGCTACGCGGACCAGAACCCCGCCCAGCCCTACTGCATGTTCGTGGTGGCCCCCAAGCTGGCGAAGTTCAGGGCCAGGTTCGCGGCGCGACTGAAACCGGAATGTTCCTGACGGCTTGCTGAGCCTGGCGACCTGGGAAACCCGCTCCGCAGGTTGGCGGAAGCCTGGTCTTTGTCGCCCTTGGGGCCATGCCCACCCCCGGCCTGGTGAACTATCCGGGCTAAGATGGCCCTTTCGGTTTTCCGGAGCCGCCATGGAACGCTTCACCATCTCCCTCGACGACCACCTAGCCCGCGAGTTCGACGCCTTCATCGGCGCCAAGAGCTATGCCAACCGTTCCGAGGCCGTGCGGGACCTGATCCGTCATGCCCTGGAATCCCGCCGGCTCTACACCCAGGCGGCCCCCCACTGCGTCGCCAGCCTCTCCTACGTCTACAACCATCATGAGCGGCAGCTTTCGGAGCGGCTGACCGAGGCCCAGCATCATCACCACGACCTGGTGGTGTCCACCATGCACGTCCACCTGGACCACGACAACTGCCTGGAAACCCTCATCCTGCGGGGGCCCACCCTGGAGGTCCGCCGCTTTGCCGAGCAGATCAAGGCAGAGCGGGGCGTGCGCCACGGCCAGCTGAACGCCATTCCCGTGGACGCCGAAGCGGTCCACTCCCACGTCCACAGCCGGCCCAAGAGCTGATGCACCAGTTCCCCGACCATGCGGGGGACCCGAAGCTCGGCCATAAGTAAGATGAATTATTTTTTGTTCATATTTCCTATCTATACTTCGGGCATTCGAATGCCTGAGCCCCCGCCGTGCGTCGCATCACCGCCCCAATCTGCCTCGCTCTCCTGTTCTTCGCCGCCCACGCCCATGCCCACGACCTCTGGGTGGAACGGCAGGACACTCTCCATATCCTGCAATACGGCCATGAGGGTTCCGGCCATGAAGGCGCGAAGAAGCTGGAATACAAGCCGGAACTGCTCAAGGACGCGGCCTGCTATGGTAACGACGGCAGGGAAATCCGGGCGGAAATAGGCCGCGGCTACCCAATCACATTGAAAGGGAGCTGCGCGGCGAGTTGGTTCCTCACCTCCTCCGGCTACTGGAGCAAGACCCCCTACGGCACGAAGAACCTGCCCAAGACCGAAGCGGGCACCGTCATCGACAGCTGGCTGTCGGTGGAATCGGTGAAGCGACTGGACGACTGGAGCAGCCTCCTGGCCCGGCCCCTGACCCAGGAATTGGAGATCGTGCCCTTGATCGACCCCCTGCGTCTCAAGCCCGGCGACAAGCTGCGCCTCAAGGTCACCCTGGGCGGCCAGCCGGCGGCAGGCGCAACCGTGGCCTATTTCGGCCATCCCCGGGGCGTGAGCGGGCCGGACGGCCAGGTCAACGTGCGCCTTCAGAACTTGGGCGTCCAGCTCATCCAGGCCAGCCTGGAAACACCCCTTAAAGACGGCAAGGCGGACAGGCTCATCCAGTCCACGGCCCTGCAGTTCGAGATCGCACCATGAGCCGTCTCGCCGGCTTCCTGCTGGCATGGCTGGCTTGGGCCCCCGTGGCCCAGGCCCATGACCTGCAATACACCGTCACCGGCGGCCAGGCCGTGGTGGTGAAGCTGTTCTACGCCGACAACACCGCCTTCTCCTTCGAAGGCTACGAGATCTACCCCGAGGGCGAGAAACTGCCCGTGCAGGTGGGCCGCACGGATGCCCGGGGACGCATCGCCTTCCTGCCGGACAAGGCCGGGACATGGCGCATCAAGACCATCTCCGAGGACGGCCACGGCCTGGATGTCACCCTGGCCACGGATGCGGCCGCGAACCTGGCCGGCAGCGACAAGCCCTTCTACGAACGCTACGGCCGCATCGTGGTGGGCGTGGCCCTGATCCTGGGCCTGTTCGGCTTCGTCAGTCTCTACGCGAGGCGGAAAAAGCCATGAAGCAACCGATCCCGACCCTGCTCTGTCTTGCCCTGTCCCTGGCCGCCTCCCCCGCCCTGGCCCATCACGGCGTGGCCTCCCTGGGCGCCGCCGGCCTGGAAGGTCCCGGCGCCCCGGTGGAGACCTCCAGTTCCGCAACCCTGCCGGCGGGCAAGTGGCTGGCCTACCTCAAGGTGGACCACGCGGAATCCAAGAAGGGCATCCTTCCCCCGCCGGAGAATGACTACAACCAGTACTGGATGCTGGGCCTGGGTTACGGCTTCAAGCCCTGGCTGTCCGCCTACCTGTTCCAGCCCTACAACATCAAGCAGGACACCCCGGGCGGCTATGAGTCGAAGGGCTTCACGGACCTTTCCCTCATGGGTGTCGTCGGCTTCAAGTACGACGATGGCTTCATGCTGGTGCCCGCCAACGAGAGCCTGGACGACCTGATGGACTGGCACTTCACGGCCTACGGCGGCCTCTCCCTGCCCACGGGGAACGCCAATCATCGCCTGTCCGACACCCGCATCGACCCGGGCATGGCCCTGGGCTTCGGCAAGTCCAGCTTCAGCTACGGCGTCACCGCCACCAGGCAGGTGTCCAACCACGCCACCCTCGTGTTCGAGGCCGGCCAGATCCGCTTCCAGAAATACCGCTACGACCCCGATCCGGTGGGGGGCAATCCCACCGGCATCACCGTCAGGTTCGGCACCGAGACCCGCCTCAACGGCGCCCTGTCCTACCGCCTGATGAAAAACCCGGATACCCGCTTCCGCCTGGACGGCAACGTGGAACTCAACTTCCTGCGCCTGGGCCGGGACGTGGAGGACGGGGTGCCCGCCCCGGGCACCGGCGGCGACATCCTCTATGGGGTGCTGGGCGCACGCCTGTACAAGGACAACATGAGCCTGGGCCTGGCGGTCAAGAAACCCGTCTGGACCGCCCTGAACGAGTCCGCCCTGCAGCAGGGTGCCGAGGGCAAGGAAAAATACCGCCTCATCGCCACCTTCTCGGCCCTGTTCTGAGCGCCACAGCATGCACATCCCCGACG
Protein-coding sequences here:
- a CDS encoding amidohydrolase translates to MKSALPQLEAQRERLVALRHDLHAHPELAYDEHRTGERVTEFLLQCGIEVHRGLAGTGVVGVLKQGDSARMIGLRADMDALPVLERNTFPHRSRHEGRMHACGHDGHTAMLLGAAQHLAATRRFNGTVVFIFQPAEETDGGARVMIEQGLFERFPVESVYGMHNWPGLPAGQFAVHKGPVMACADQFDILIKGHGAHAAMPHQGKDPLLAGAALVQALQGIVSRGLDPLDPAVLSVTRFFAGGEAYNVIPAEVTIGGTVRAFRPEVRDSIEAAMERLCAGIATAHGVQASLTYRRGYPPTVNTVAEAESCQKVLTALVGADHVRDDMNPSMGAEDFAYMLREKPGCYVWIGNGLAEGGCMLHNPHYDFNDQVLTLGASYWVRLAEALLSE
- a CDS encoding DUF3391 domain-containing protein — its product is MSELEQRISIDQVRVGLYIRLEEWMDHPFLFNSFKIRNEKQLHTLRALGIQHVIYVREKSDLPPLPPARMDAPPPPPAQEPDPEMAAMWQAKKERREKLTRQREALGRCEKKFNTGVGTVKSMLRNLFSRPAESIAQAQALVTDMVDSLLDEKDVVLHLMNAKMGDENAYYHALNVTMLALILGKEAEFSPEEMHSLGMGTLLHDMGKEKVPSQILLKKSPWTNAERNFYQQHVLYGVEMARPLPEMTAGALEVIAMHHELLDGTGFPGKLKGDRVGRFARIACIANTFDNYCNRANLADSMTPAEAISHMFRRENGKYDPVLMQHFIRSMGVYPPGSVVQLNDGTVGLVMSVNPGKLLHPSLLIYDPDVPKEEAIWLDLSEDPDLSVEKTLRPRELSKEVFDYLEPRSRVSYYSESNASARRTQ
- the msrA gene encoding peptide-methionine (S)-S-oxide reductase MsrA; the protein is MTTETATLAGGCFWCLESAFNRLRGVESAVSGYMGGRVEQPTYKQICGGDTGHAEVVQVRFDPDVIGYDDLLQVFFALHDPTTLNRQGNDVGTQYRSAIFFHDPAQEAKARAMIAQLTAEQVFPNPIVTEVTPAPTFWPAEEYHQGYADQNPAQPYCMFVVAPKLAKFRARFAARLKPECS
- the nikR gene encoding nickel-responsive transcriptional regulator NikR, with the protein product MERFTISLDDHLAREFDAFIGAKSYANRSEAVRDLIRHALESRRLYTQAAPHCVASLSYVYNHHERQLSERLTEAQHHHHDLVVSTMHVHLDHDNCLETLILRGPTLEVRRFAEQIKAERGVRHGQLNAIPVDAEAVHSHVHSRPKS
- a CDS encoding transporter — protein: MSLAASPALAHHGVASLGAAGLEGPGAPVETSSSATLPAGKWLAYLKVDHAESKKGILPPPENDYNQYWMLGLGYGFKPWLSAYLFQPYNIKQDTPGGYESKGFTDLSLMGVVGFKYDDGFMLVPANESLDDLMDWHFTAYGGLSLPTGNANHRLSDTRIDPGMALGFGKSSFSYGVTATRQVSNHATLVFEAGQIRFQKYRYDPDPVGGNPTGITVRFGTETRLNGALSYRLMKNPDTRFRLDGNVELNFLRLGRDVEDGVPAPGTGGDILYGVLGARLYKDNMSLGLAVKKPVWTALNESALQQGAEGKEKYRLIATFSALF
- a CDS encoding DUF4198 domain-containing protein, coding for MRRITAPICLALLFFAAHAHAHDLWVERQDTLHILQYGHEGSGHEGAKKLEYKPELLKDAACYGNDGREIRAEIGRGYPITLKGSCAASWFLTSSGYWSKTPYGTKNLPKTEAGTVIDSWLSVESVKRLDDWSSLLARPLTQELEIVPLIDPLRLKPGDKLRLKVTLGGQPAAGATVAYFGHPRGVSGPDGQVNVRLQNLGVQLIQASLETPLKDGKADRLIQSTALQFEIAP
- a CDS encoding SirB2 family protein is translated as MDYLIVRTVHITTVHVSLALFLLRGFWMLLESPRLQDRWVRTLPHVNDTLLLVAAIAMLVVASLNPLEQPWIMAKIIGLLAYIGMGTMALKRGRTKALRIKALVAAVGIYAYIVAVAVTKQVLPGLA